DNA sequence from the Streptomyces cinnabarinus genome:
TGATGCGCCTCGGCGACGCGCTGTCCCCGGGCGGCGGCTGGGCGGTGCTGGCCCGCGCGGTCGCCGAGGAGCTGGCCTCGGTGGGGGTTCCGGTGCTGCTGGGCGTACGTCCGGTGGAGGGCCGCGTCCCCCTTCTGCTGGGCCTGCGCTCGGAGTCGGAGCGCTCGGCGGTCGCGGACCGGGTCGCGGCGGCGCTGCGGGCCGGGGTGGAGCGGGCCGGGATACAGCGGCCCGGGGCGCAGCCGCCGGTCGTGGTGGTGGGCGTCGCGGGCGGCTGGGCGGCGGCCTCGGCCAGCCTGCGGCACGCGGCGGAGACGGCCACGGCGGCCCAGGGCCTGACCGACCGCCCCTGGTACGACGCCCGCCGCCTCGACATCGACCTGCTCCTGTGGCGGCTGCGCGACCACCCCGACCTCGCGGCCTTCGTGGACCGCGCGATCGGCCCGCTGCGCGACCACGACGCCCGCTCCAAGCCCCCGCTGCTGCCGACGCTCCAGACCTACCTGGCCCACGCGGGCCGCAAGGCGGAAACGGCCCGCGAACTGCACTTGAACCGCCAGACCCTCTACAACCGCCTGGCCCGCATCGGCGAGTTGCTCGGCACGGACCTGGACGACCCCCAGACGGTACTGGCCCTGAGCCTCGCCCTGCGCGCCCGCCGCCACGTGCCCTAGGGCCTGTCTGGAGTTCCCCGTCGTTCGCGCGGAGCGCGGGCGCAGCGGCGGAGTGGGGGCACCTCCCGCCCGAGCCGTACGAAGCGCGGTTCGAGGGTGGGGGAGCGTGCGATCGGCGTGCGGGGGACCAGGACAGGACCTAGATCAGCGGCCGGGGCTGGGTCAACTCGTCGTACACGCTGAGCACTTGGGCCACCGTCTCGTCCTCGGTCGGCCAGGTCGCCGCCTGCCGCAGCCCCCGCTCGCGAAGCACCTCGCACCGCTCGGCGTCAGCGAGCAGGCGTACGACGGCCTCGGCGAGCGCCTGCGGGTGGCCGTACGGGACGAGTTCGGCGGCGTCGCCGACGAGTTCGGGCAGCCCCCCGACATCGGTCGCGATGAGCGGCACGCGCGCGTGGAGCGCTTCCTGGGCGAGCACGGACCGCGCCTCCCAGCGACTGGGCAGCAGGGCGAGATCGGCGGCGGCGAGCAGTTCGCGTACGTCGTCGCGCCGCCCGATGAGCCGGACGGGCAGCCCCTCTTCCTCGATACGGCGCTGGAGTTCGCCCCGCAGCGGACCCTCGCCCGCGATGACGACGAGCGGCAGGGGATCCAGGCGCCGCCATACGCGCGCGGCGTCCAGCAGGACCTCATAGCCGCGATGACGGTCCAGGGAGCCGACGGCGATCAGCAACGGGCGTCCGGTGGCCCCGAGTTCGGCCCGCACCTTGGGGCTGAGCCGCTCGGCCTCGTCGTGCTCGTGCTCGACGGTACGGCGGGGCCCGGGCAGCGACACGGCGGCCAGCCGGGCGTCCCGCGCACCGGTGCGCCGGGCCCGGTCCACCAGCGCGGAGGTGGTCCCGAGCACGACGGACGCCGCTTTCGCCACCCGCCGCTCCAGCAGTCGTACGAGATGGGCGCGGGCGCCCTCGGCATACGCCCGGTCGTGCCAGGTGACCACGAGGGGCGTGCGGCGCCCGCTGAGCGCGAGGACTGCGCGGAAGGAGGCGTGCAGCCCGTGCGCGTGCACCAGGTCGGCGTCCGCGCAGGCCGCCCGGAGCGCGGCGACGGAGCCGGGGTCGCTGCTGCGCGGCACCTCCACGTGTTCGGCGCCGACCCCGCTGAAGCCGTAGAGGTGATCGGCCTCCGCGGGGGCGCACACGGTGACCCGCACGCCTCTCGCCACGAGCCCCGAGGCCAGCGATCGCACATGCACGCTGCTGCCGGCGTTGCCTCCGCCCAGCACCTGCACGGTGCGCAGCGGCGACTGGCCGTGCGGTGAGTGGCTGCTCACGGGGGTCACGTGGCCGGGCTCCTGGTTCGGGGTCGGGCGGTCACGAAGAAAGTACAGAAGGATCGTGCGGAGGGGGTGAACCGCGAGGATCCCTGCGCGTACGACATGCACTGCCAAGGATGCCAGCACGCACGGGCGTTCCGGGAACGCCGAGGTCTCCAGGATCGACGACCGACACGGACAGGGACAGCCCCTGGTCACCCACACGGGTGAGCAACGGCACGCATGTTCGCGGCGCACGGGTGCACGGTGCGAGCCCCGGGGGCACCCGTCTCAGGCGTACCGCGCCGCCCGGCTCACCGCGCTCCCGCACACCGCCGCGCCCACCACGGCCGCCGCGTGCGCCACCAGCCCGGCCCGCCCGTTGCCCGCGACGATCGCGGCGCCCAGGGCCGCGCCCAGCGCGTGCGCCCCCGTGTCGCCGAGCATGGACCGCTCACCGAGGTCGTCCGGGAGCACGGCAGCGGCGGCCCCCATCGCGGCGGCGCTCAGCTCCCGCGCGGCACCGCCCCGGAGCAGCCCCGGCACCCCGAGGACGAGCACCGCACCCACGGCCCGCCCCGGCCGTACGTCCACCAGGTTGACGAAATGAGCGGTACCGGCGACAACCACCCCGGCGAGCAGCCTGTCCACGGCCCGCTCCTTGAGCAGCGCCCCCGCGAACATCCCGGCCGCCCCGACCCCGAACAACTTGACGGCACCGCTGGTGACTTCACCGTCCCGGAGCGCGGACAGATGCGCCCGGAACCCACGTCGCGGATCCCCGGCACCAACGACATCGTCGTACGCCCCACAGGCCCCGGCGACGAGCACGGCAGCCCCGACACCGGGCTTCAGTTGCCCGATACCGATGGCACTGGCCACGGCACCAGCAGGCCCGGCGTGCAGATCAACGGTCCGTCCGGCGTGGTTGACGCGCCGACCACGGCTCGGGGCTTGGGCGCGGACAGCGGAAAGACCGGCGCGGGTGAGGAGACCCGTGAGGACAGCACGTTTGATCATCCAGCAACCTAATCAGACCTTCAGGGGCGCGGGGAACTGCGCGACCAGCCCCCACACCCCCGCAAGACGCCGAACGACCAATCCGCAGCCCCCAACAGGCGCTACGAATCCCCCCGAGCCGTCGCCAAAAGCTCCTCCGCATGCGCCCGAGCAGTCTCCGAATCCTCCTGCCCCGCCAGCATGCGCGACAGCTCCCGAACCCGGTCCTCCCCCTCCAGCACCTTCACACCGGACCGCGTCACCGAACCGTCGTTGGTCTTCTCCACCAGCAACTGCCGGTCGGCAAACGCCGCGACCTGCGGAAGATGCGTCACGACAACCACCTGCGCCGTCTTCGCCAACTTCGCCAGCCGCCGCCCGATCTCGACCGCGGCCTTGCCGCCGACGCCCGCGTCGACCTCGTCGAAGAGATACGTCGGCACCGGGTCCGTCCCCGCGAACACGACCTCCACGGCCAGCATCACGCGGGACAGCTCACCACCGGACGCACCCTTGGCGATGGGGCGGGGCGGCGCCCCAGGATGGGGGGCGAGCAGCAGCTCGACCTCGTCCGCACCGGCCGGCCCGTACGCGACCGCGCGCCCGCCGACCTCGACGCCCTCCGGATCCTCGCTCTGCCGGATGTCGAACGACACACGCGCGTGCGGCATCGCCAGCGAGGCCAGCTCGGCGGTCACCGCGGCCGCGAACCGCTCGGCGGCCTCGGTGCGCGCATCCGTCAGGGCCTGTGCGAGCCCGCCCAGTTCGACCCGCAGCGCGTCCCGCTCGGCGGTCAGCTCGTCGATCCGCTCGTCGTCGCCGTCCAGGTCGGTCAGCCGCGCCGCGCCCTGCTCGGCCCAGGTGAGCACGGCGGCGACATCAGTGCCGTACTTCCGGGTCAGAGCCGTCAGCGCCGCCCGCCGTTCCTCGACAGCCGCCAGCCGCAGCGGATCCGCGTCGAGATCGTCGGCGTATCCCGCCAACTCGCCCGCCACATCGCCGAGCAGGATCCCGATCTCCCCGATCCGGTCGGCGAGCGCCGCCAGCGCCGGATCGTGCGACCGTACGGCGTCCAGCGCCCGCTGCGCGCCCGCGACGAGCGTGGCGGCGTCGATGCCCTCGGGATCCTCGGGATTCCCGGCGAGGGCCGCGTGCGCGGCCGTGGCGGCGGACGACAGGGCCTCGGCGTGCCCGAGCCGCTCCGCCTCCTCCGCCAGCTCCACGTCCTCACCGGCGCGCGGCTCGACGCCCGCGATCTCGTCGAGCCCGAAGCGCAGCATGTCGGCTTCCTGGGCCCGCTCACGCGCGCGCGTGGTGATCTCGTCCAGTTCGGTGGCGACGGCCCGCAGCCGCCGGTACGCCTCGCCGTACTTGGCGAGCGGCACCGCGACGGCGTCGCCCGCGTACCGGTCGAGCGCCTGCCGCTGCCGGGACAGCTTCAACAGCCCCTGCTGGTCGGTCTGCCCGTGCACGGCCACCAGATCGTCGGCCAGCTCGGCGAGCAGCCCGACCGGCACGCTGCGCCCACCCACGTGGGCCCGCGACCGTCCCTCGGCGGAAACGGTACGGCTGATCAGCAGCGCCCCGTCGTCGAGTTCGGCCCCGGCCTCCTCGGCCCGGACCACGGCCGAGGTGCCCTCGGGCACGGTGATCCGCCCCTCGACCACCGCCTTCTCGGCACCGATCCGCACCAACGCCGCATCCGCGCGCCCACCGAGCAGCAACCCGAGGCTGGTGACCACCATGGTCTTGCCCGCACCCGTCTCACCCGTGACCGCGGTGAACCCGGGCGACAGCTCGACGACCGCGTCGTCGATGACTCCGAGCGACCGTATCCGCATCTCTTCCAGCACGGACAAGACCATACGAGGTAGGCCGCCCAGGACGCGAGGCACCCTGTCACCCGGGGGAGTGTACGTACCTCAAGGGCGCGGGGAACTGCGCGAGAAACCCCCACAAACCCGCACCCGCCGACGCTCCGAAGCCACCCTCCCCAGTGGGCTAGTGCGGCGCCCCCCGCCACCCGGAGACAGGCAGCGCAAACTTCGCAACAAGGCGATCCGTGAACGAAGCGTGATGCAGCCGGGCCAGCCGTACCGGCACCGCCCCCCGGCGCACCTCCACCCGCGCCCCCGGCGGCAGCTCGACGGTCCGCCGCCCGTCGCACCACAGGACCCCCGGCGGAATATGAGGCAGCACCTCGACCGCCAGCACCGAGTCCGGCGAGGTGACCAGCGGCTTGGCGAACAGCGCGTGCGCGGAGATGGGCACCATCAGCAACGCCTCGACCTCGGGCCACACCACCGGCCCACCGGCGGAGAAGGCATACGCGGTGGAACCGGTGGGCGTGGACAGCACGATCCCGTCACACCCGAACCCCGTGACCGGCCGCCCGTCGATCTCCAGCACGACTTCCAGCAGCTTCTCGGCGCCGGCCTTCTGCACCGCGGCCTCGTTCAGCGCCCAGTCCGTGTGCACGATGTCGCCGTTCTGATGGACGACGACATCGACCGTCATCCGCTCCTCGACCTCGTACGCCTTGGTGACCACCCGGTCGACAACCTTGTCCAGGTCGTCCCGCTCGGCCTCCGCGAGAAACCCGACCCGCCCCAGGTTCACGCCCAGCATCGGCACCCCGGACGCCCGAGCGAACTCCGCGCCGCGCAGCAGCGTCCCGTCGCCCCCGAGCACGATCAGCAGCTCGCAGCCGTCCAGGCACTGCGGAGTCGCCTCCTTGACCAGCTCCACGCTCTCCGGCAGCGGCAGATCGGCGGCCTCCGCCTCCAGCACACGTACCCCGATACCGGACCGCAGCAGCCCCTTCACCACCAGCTCCGCGCTGCGGATCGCCGCGGGGCGACCGGTGTGGGCCAGCAGGAAAACAGTACGAGCTCGGTTCTGTGTCAACGCGGCCCCTCCGCCACTGCACGGTCAACGTCGGCCGGGTCCAGTGCCGGTGCCCCGGACCGCAGCCAGAGAAAGTACTCGACATTCCCGGACGGCCCCGGCAGTGGACTCGCCGTGACCCCCCGCACCCCGAGCCCCAGTTCCCAGGCCCGCTGTGCCACACCCCGTACCGCCTCGGCGCGCAGTTCCGGACTGCGCACCACACCCCCACTGCCCAGCCGCTCCTTGCCCACCTCGAACTGCGGCTTGACCATCATCACCAGATCGGCGTCCGGCTTCACGCACCGCGCGAGGGCGGGCAGCACCAGTCCGAGCGGGATGAAGGACAGATCCCCGACCACAAGATCCACTGGCTCCCCATCGATCGCTTCGAGCGTCAACTCGCGTACGTTCGTACGGTCCTTGACGGTGACGCGTTCATCACTCTGCAGAGTCCAGGCGAGTTGGCCGTATCCGACATCCACGGCGACCACGTGGGCGGCCCCGGCCCGCAGCAGTACGTCCGTGAAACCGCCGGTGGACGCCCCCGCGTCCAGCGCCCGCCGCCCCTCGACGAGGAGCCCCTGCGGGACGAAGGCGGCCAACGCGCCGGCGAGCTTGTGCCCGCCGCGTGAGACGTACTCGGGATCGCTGTCGTCGGAGGAGACGACGATCGCGGCGGCGGTCTCCACCTGGGTGGCCGGCTTGGTCGCGACGGTCTTGCCGACGCTGACCCGCCCGGCGGCGATCAACTGGCTGGCGTGCTCGCGCGAGCGCGCGAGCTTCCGCCGGACCAGCTCGGCGTCAAGACGGCGACGTGCGACTCCTGCCACGTTCGGTTCAGCTCCTACTGCCATACGACGGAGAAGGGGGCACCGGAGGTCCCGGGCGGGCGTCGAGCGCGGTGAGCGCGTCGCGCAGCCCCCGGTGTACATCCTCGTACACCTCGACATGTCCGTCCGTGGCGAGGTGGTCGGCGTCGGCCAGCCGTTCCAGCTGGGCGTCGACCTCGGCGTTGCCGGTGGGTGTGCGGGGCACGTTCAAAGGGGCGGGGGCGGCGGGGTCGTGCTCCGGCTCCACCGCCTCCTGGGGAGTCTCCGTCTCCGGGACTGCGTCGCTCATGCCCAGACGCTACCCCGAAGCGCTGCGGTACCGTCGTTCGCGATGGCCACGATCGAAGAGTGCCGCGCCGCACTCGAAAAGCTCTCGGACAACATGCAGCACGCCGAGGGGGACGTCCGCTCTGCGGCCGCCCTGGACCGCTCGGTGAGCTGCCACATCACCGACCTGGACGTCACCTTCGCCGGCCGCCTCCAGGGCGGCCGGATCCACGTGCACGACACGGTCCAGGGTCCGCCCGCGGAGAAGGCCCAGATCAGGCTGGCCATGACCGGCGACGACCTGGTCGCGCTGGTCGACGGCGAGCTGCACTTCGCCAAGGCCTGGGGCTCGGGGCGGGTGAAGCTGCACGCGGGCGTGCGCGACCTTCTCGTCCTGCGCAAGCTTCTCTAGCTCAGGCGGACGCCTTCACCGTGCGGACCTTGCGCGCGGCCGGTACCACCAGCGGCGTGCCCGTCTCGGGGTCGTCGATGATCTGGCAGCGCAGCCCGAAGACCTCCTCGACCAGCCCGGCCGTGACGATGTCGTTCGGCGCGCCCTCCGCGATGACCTCGCCGCCCTTGAGGGCGATGAGGTGGGTGGCGTACCGGGCGGCGTGGTTGAGGTCGTGCAGCACGGCGACCAGCGTGCGGCCCTGCTCCTCGTGCAGCTCCGCGCACAGGTCCAGGACATCGATCTGGTGCTGGATGTCCAGGTAGGTGGTCGGCTCGTCGAGGAGCAGCAGCGGGGTCTGCTGGGCGAGCGCCATCGCGATCCAGACGCGCTGGCGCTGGCCGCCGGAGAGTTCGTCGACGTAGCGCTCGGCGAGTTCGGCCACCCCGGTCTGCCGCATCGACTCCTGGACCACGCGCTCGTCCTCGGCGGACCACTGGCGCAGGATGCCCTGGTGCGGGTAGCGGCCGCGGCCGACCAGGTCGGCGACGGTGATGCCGTCCGGCGCGATCGAGGACTGCGGCAGCAGCCCGAGGGTCCGGGCGACCTTCTTCGCCGGCATCGACTGGATGACCTGTCCGTCCAGCAGCACCCGGCCCTGGTTCGGCTTGAGCATCCGCGACAGCGCCCGCAGGAGCGTGGACTTGCCGCAGGCGTTGGGGCCGACGATCACCGTGAAGGAGTTGTCGGGGATCTCCACCGACAGCTGCTCGGCGATGACCCGCTGGTCATAGGCGAGGGTGACGTTCTCGGCGGACAGGCGGTTCACAGTGCTCCTTCGGGTGTTCTTGTTCGCGGTACCGCTCATGTCCGGGTGCCGCTCATATCCGGCCCGCCCGGCGTTCGGTGACCAGCAGCCACAGCAGATAGACGCCGCCGAGCACTCCGGTGACCACGCCGACGGGCAGCTGGTCGGCCCCGAACAGGCGCTGCGAGACCCAGTCGGCGGTGACCAGCAGGGCAGCTCCCATGCACAGGGAGGGCAGCAGGTTGGGGCCGGGGGCGCGGGTCAGCCGCCGGGCCAGCTGGGGGGCGGTGAGCGCGACGAAGCTGACGGGGCCGGCGGCGGCCGTGGCGGTCGCGGTCAGCAGGACGGCGGCCACCATCAGGAACGCCCGTACGCGCTCCACGCGTACCCCGAGGGCGTGGGAGACGTCGTCGCCCATCTCCATCATCCGCAGCCCGCGCGCGTTGGCGAGGACCAGCGGGACGAGTACGGCGCACAGTGCGAGCAGCGGCCACACCTGCTCCCAGTCCCGGCCGCTGAGGGAGCCGGTCATCCACACCACCGCGCGGGCGGCGTCGATGATGTCGGACATGGTGAGCAGATAGCCGTTGATGGCAGTGACGATCGCGGAGACACCGATACCGACCAGGACCAGCCGATAGCCGTGCACGCCCTGCTTCCAGGCGAGCAGGTAGATGGCCAGACCGGTCAGCAGGCCGCCGACGAGGGCGCCGATCGTGACCTGGGTGGCGCTGCCGGAGAACAGCACGATCATGGTGAGCGCGCCGGCCGTGGCGCCCTGTCCGAGGCCGAGGACGTCCGGGCTGCCCAGCGGGTTGCGGGAGACCGCCTGGAACAGCGCGCCGCCGAGCCCGAGCGAGGCGCCGACCAGCAGACCGACCACGACACGCGGCAGCCGCAGCTCCTGGATGATGAACTCCTGTCCCGGATCGCCCTCCCCGAACAGCGTCTTGACCACATCGCCGGCCGGGATCGGGAAGTCACCGGTGCCGATCAGCACCACGCTCGCGGTCAGCGCGGCGAGCAGCAGCAGGACGACGACGGTGAAGGCACGGACGTCCAGCCGGACGGAGAGCCCGCCCGGGGTCCGCACCGCACGGTTGCTCTTCACAGCTGCGCCGTCCTCCGCCGTCGTACGAGATAGATGAACACCGGGCCGCCGATGATCGCGGTGATGATGCCGACCTGAAGCTCCGCGGGCCGCGCGACGACCCGGCCGATCACATCGGCGCCGAGCAGCAGCACGGGCGACAGGATGCCCGCGTACGGCAGGATCCAGCGCAGGTCGGGGCCGGTGAAGGAGCGCACCACGTGCGGCACCATCAGGCCGACGAAGACGATCGGGCCGCAGGCGGCGGTCGCGGCGCCGCACAGCACGGTGGCGGCGAGCATCGACAGCGCCCGGGTGCGGTTGAGATGGGCGCCGAGCGCCTTGGCGGTGTCGTCGCCCATCGACATGGCGTTGAGCGGCCGGGCCAGCGCCAGCGCCAGGATCATGCCGAGCACGAGGAACGGCACGACCTGCTTGATGGTCGAGTCGGTCGCCGAGGACAGCGAACCCACCGTCCAGAAGCGCATCCGGCCGAGCGCCGCCTCGTCCATGATCATGACGGCCTGGAGATAGCCGTAGAGCGCGGCGCTGATCGCCGTACCGGCGAGCGCGAGCCGCACCGGGGTGGCACCCCGGCTGCCGCCGAGGAACCAGACCAGCGCCCCGACCGCGGCCGCGCCGGAGAAGGCGAACCAGATATAGCCGTTCAGCGAGGTGACGCCGAAGAAGGTGATGGCGGTGACGACGGCGGCGGAGGCACCGGCGTTGAGGCCGAGCAGTCCGGGATCGGCCAGCGGATTGCGGGTGAGCGCCTGGAGGACACCCCCCGCCAGACCCAGCGCGGCACCGGCCAGCAGGCCGAGCACGGTCCGGGAGATCCGCTCGTCGACGACGACGTCGCCGTACGTCCCCGTGTCCTGGAACAGGCCGTGCCAGACCTGGGCCAGGGAGAGGTCCTTCGCTCCGACCGCGATGCTCGCCAGCGCGACGAGCACCAGGATGACGACGGAAAGGAGAAGCCCAAGGGAACGGATCGCCCGGCGGGTTGGGGGCGCGGGGGCGGTCTCCGCGCGCTGTTCGGGAGGACTGTCGACCAACACCCGGTTAGGTTAGCCTACCCTCCCATCTGCTTACGATGCCGAGTCGGTATCGAACGAGGGCTCACAAACCCAGTCTGGCCAGCGCCTTCCCCGCGTCCAGCGCACACGACCCCGCGCCCGCCGCGGTCCAGGCCGCCGCACACAGCGCGCGCAGCCCGTCCAGCGCCTCCCCGTCGCCGTCCAACTCCAGCCGCTCCGCACCGGCCGTCGCTTTCCAGCCACCGCACCGGAAGCCGTCCGCCTCGGCCCTGACCTCCGGCTGCCCGGTCAGCAACCCCCGCAGATCCGCGTCCACATACGTCGGCCGGTGCTGCGGCGGCGCCGCCAGCAACTGGGCGCCGTCGGTCACACCGGTCAGCACCAGCAGCGAGTCCACCTCGCCGTTGAACGCCCCCTCGATGTCCGTGTCCAGCCGGTCCCCGACCACCAGCGGCCGCTCGGCGCCGGTGCGCAGAATCGTCTCCCGGTGCATGGGAGGCAACGGCTTGCCCGCCACCTGAGGCTCGGCACCGGTCGCGATCCGCACGACCTCCACCGCCGCGCCGTTACCGGGCGCGATCCCCCGCCCGCTCGGGATCGTCAGATCGGTGTTGGACGCGAACCACGGCACACCCCGCGCGACGGCGTACGACGCCTCGGCGAACCGCGCCCACGCCAGGTCCGGCCCGCCGTACCCCTGCACGACCGCCGCCGGATCGTCCTCCGCCGACTCCACGGGTACGAGCCCCCGCTCACGCAGCGCCACCCGCAGCCCCTCGCCACCGATCACGAGCACCCGGGCACCCTCCGGCACCTGCTCACTGATCAGCCGGGCCACCGCCTGCGCCGAGGTGATCACATCCCCCGCGCCGGTCGGTATCCCCAGCTCCGTCAGATGCCCGGCCACCGTGTCCGGCGTCCTCAGAGCGTTGTTGGTGACGTACGCCAGATGCATCCCGCCCGCACGAGCCACGGCCAGCGAATCGACCGCGTGCACGATCGCGTTCCCGCCCGCGTACACCACCCCGTCCAGATCGAGCAGCGCCGTGTCGTACGCCTCGCTCAGGGCCCGGCCACTGCCCGCCGGGCTCGTCCTGACGCTCTGGCTCATTCCGCATCGCTCCTCGTTCGACGGCTTTCCCCCGATCATCCCGCATGCCACTGACACACGTACGATGCCGGGATGAACACAGCAGGTCACTCGGAAGCAACGGCGCGCCGAGGCCTCGAACTCACCCCGTTCCGAGGACTTCGCTACGACCCCGACCGGGTCGGCAGTCTGGCCGCCGTGACGTCCCCTCCGTACGACGTCGTGGTCCGCCCCGACGGCCTGCACCACCTCCAGGACGCGGACCCGCACAACATCGTCCGGCTGATCCTCCCCCAGGCCGGCACCCCCAGTACCCGCAACGAACAGGCGGCCCAGACCCTGCGCCGCTGGCTCTCCGAGGGCGTCCTGACCGCCGACGACGAACCCTGCCTCTACGTCTACGAGCAGTGCGACACCGACGGCACGCTCCAGCGCGGAGTCATCGGCGCCCTGCGCCTGTCGGACCCCTCGGAGCATGTGGTGCTGCCCCATGAGGACGTCATGCCTCATGTAGTCGCCGACCGTGCGGCCCTGATGCGCGCCACCTCGGCGAACCTCGAACCCCTGCTGCTCACCTACCGGGGCAACGGCTCGGCCGCCGACACCTCGGCCGTACTCGAGCGCGTCATCGAGCAGCCCCCGCTGCTCGCCACGACCACCGAGGACGGCTTCCGCCACCGCCTGTGGGCGATCACCGCCCCCGAGGACCTGGACCGGATCCAGACCGACCTGGCCCGCCACCAGGCCCTCATCGCCGACGGCCACCATCGCTGGGCCACCTACCGCAGACTGCGCTCCGAGCACCCCTCCCCCAGCCCCTGGGACTACGGCCTGGTCCTCCTGGTCGACACGGCCCGCTACCCGCTGCGCGTCCGCGCCATCCACCGCCTCCTGCACGGCCTGCCGGTCGCGGACGCCGTGGCCGCCCTGGAGGGCCACCTCCGCGTCCAGCGCCTGGAGGCCCCCCTCACGGCGGCCCTGGAATCCCTCGCCGAGGCAGCCCGCGCGGGGAACGCCTTCCTCCTGGCGGGCGACGGCTCCTTCCACCTACTCGACCGGCCCGACCCCGGCCTGCTGGCCCGCACCGTCCCCACCGACCGCCCGCAGGCCTGGCGCACCCTGGACGCCACGGTCCTGCACGCCACCCTCCTCGACCACATCTGGCACATCCCCGAGGACGACCCGACCCGCATCGCCTACATCCACGACGCGGCGGCCACCGTCCGCAAGGCGGAACGCCACGGCGGTACGGCCGTACTGATGCACCCGGTCCGCGAGGAGGTCGTCCGCGACCTGGCCCGCCAGGGCGTCACCATGCCCCGCAAGTCGACGTCGTTCGGCCCGAAACCGGCCTCCGGCCTGGTCCTGCGCGCACTGGACCTGTGAACGCGAAAGGGGCGGACCCCATCGGGATCCGCCCCTCTCCACTACGCCCTACTCGTCCGTCTCGCCCTTCTCGTCCTTCTCAGCCTTCTCGGAGTCGTCCGGCGTCTCGCCCTCGTCGTCATCGGTGAACGCGTCCACGAACTCGACACCGTCGAGCTCCGCGAGCCGGTCCGAGGCGTCCGTGCTGCCGTCCTTGTCGGACTCCACGGCCTTCGCGAACCACTCCCGGGCCTCGCTCTCCCGCCCGGCCGCCAGCAGCGCGTCGGCATAGGCGTACCGCAGCCGCGCCGTCCAC
Encoded proteins:
- a CDS encoding ABC transporter ATP-binding protein, giving the protein MSGTANKNTRRSTVNRLSAENVTLAYDQRVIAEQLSVEIPDNSFTVIVGPNACGKSTLLRALSRMLKPNQGRVLLDGQVIQSMPAKKVARTLGLLPQSSIAPDGITVADLVGRGRYPHQGILRQWSAEDERVVQESMRQTGVAELAERYVDELSGGQRQRVWIAMALAQQTPLLLLDEPTTYLDIQHQIDVLDLCAELHEEQGRTLVAVLHDLNHAARYATHLIALKGGEVIAEGAPNDIVTAGLVEEVFGLRCQIIDDPETGTPLVVPAARKVRTVKASA
- a CDS encoding FecCD family ABC transporter permease; this encodes MKSNRAVRTPGGLSVRLDVRAFTVVVLLLLAALTASVVLIGTGDFPIPAGDVVKTLFGEGDPGQEFIIQELRLPRVVVGLLVGASLGLGGALFQAVSRNPLGSPDVLGLGQGATAGALTMIVLFSGSATQVTIGALVGGLLTGLAIYLLAWKQGVHGYRLVLVGIGVSAIVTAINGYLLTMSDIIDAARAVVWMTGSLSGRDWEQVWPLLALCAVLVPLVLANARGLRMMEMGDDVSHALGVRVERVRAFLMVAAVLLTATATAAAGPVSFVALTAPQLARRLTRAPGPNLLPSLCMGAALLVTADWVSQRLFGADQLPVGVVTGVLGGVYLLWLLVTERRAGRI
- a CDS encoding FecCD family ABC transporter permease, translating into MLVDSPPEQRAETAPAPPTRRAIRSLGLLLSVVILVLVALASIAVGAKDLSLAQVWHGLFQDTGTYGDVVVDERISRTVLGLLAGAALGLAGGVLQALTRNPLADPGLLGLNAGASAAVVTAITFFGVTSLNGYIWFAFSGAAAVGALVWFLGGSRGATPVRLALAGTAISAALYGYLQAVMIMDEAALGRMRFWTVGSLSSATDSTIKQVVPFLVLGMILALALARPLNAMSMGDDTAKALGAHLNRTRALSMLAATVLCGAATAACGPIVFVGLMVPHVVRSFTGPDLRWILPYAGILSPVLLLGADVIGRVVARPAELQVGIITAIIGGPVFIYLVRRRRTAQL
- a CDS encoding SCP2 sterol-binding domain-containing protein; amino-acid sequence: MATIEECRAALEKLSDNMQHAEGDVRSAAALDRSVSCHITDLDVTFAGRLQGGRIHVHDTVQGPPAEKAQIRLAMTGDDLVALVDGELHFAKAWGSGRVKLHAGVRDLLVLRKLL
- a CDS encoding TlyA family RNA methyltransferase; this encodes MAGVARRRLDAELVRRKLARSREHASQLIAAGRVSVGKTVATKPATQVETAAAIVVSSDDSDPEYVSRGGHKLAGALAAFVPQGLLVEGRRALDAGASTGGFTDVLLRAGAAHVVAVDVGYGQLAWTLQSDERVTVKDRTNVRELTLEAIDGEPVDLVVGDLSFIPLGLVLPALARCVKPDADLVMMVKPQFEVGKERLGSGGVVRSPELRAEAVRGVAQRAWELGLGVRGVTASPLPGPSGNVEYFLWLRSGAPALDPADVDRAVAEGPR
- the recN gene encoding DNA repair protein RecN, whose product is MVLSVLEEMRIRSLGVIDDAVVELSPGFTAVTGETGAGKTMVVTSLGLLLGGRADAALVRIGAEKAVVEGRITVPEGTSAVVRAEEAGAELDDGALLISRTVSAEGRSRAHVGGRSVPVGLLAELADDLVAVHGQTDQQGLLKLSRQRQALDRYAGDAVAVPLAKYGEAYRRLRAVATELDEITTRARERAQEADMLRFGLDEIAGVEPRAGEDVELAEEAERLGHAEALSSAATAAHAALAGNPEDPEGIDAATLVAGAQRALDAVRSHDPALAALADRIGEIGILLGDVAGELAGYADDLDADPLRLAAVEERRAALTALTRKYGTDVAAVLTWAEQGAARLTDLDGDDERIDELTAERDALRVELGGLAQALTDARTEAAERFAAAVTAELASLAMPHARVSFDIRQSEDPEGVEVGGRAVAYGPAGADEVELLLAPHPGAPPRPIAKGASGGELSRVMLAVEVVFAGTDPVPTYLFDEVDAGVGGKAAVEIGRRLAKLAKTAQVVVVTHLPQVAAFADRQLLVEKTNDGSVTRSGVKVLEGEDRVRELSRMLAGQEDSETARAHAEELLATARGDS
- a CDS encoding glycosyltransferase family 4 protein, yielding MTPVSSHSPHGQSPLRTVQVLGGGNAGSSVHVRSLASGLVARGVRVTVCAPAEADHLYGFSGVGAEHVEVPRSSDPGSVAALRAACADADLVHAHGLHASFRAVLALSGRRTPLVVTWHDRAYAEGARAHLVRLLERRVAKAASVVLGTTSALVDRARRTGARDARLAAVSLPGPRRTVEHEHDEAERLSPKVRAELGATGRPLLIAVGSLDRHRGYEVLLDAARVWRRLDPLPLVVIAGEGPLRGELQRRIEEEGLPVRLIGRRDDVRELLAAADLALLPSRWEARSVLAQEALHARVPLIATDVGGLPELVGDAAELVPYGHPQALAEAVVRLLADAERCEVLRERGLRQAATWPTEDETVAQVLSVYDELTQPRPLI
- a CDS encoding NAD kinase, with the translated sequence MTQNRARTVFLLAHTGRPAAIRSAELVVKGLLRSGIGVRVLEAEAADLPLPESVELVKEATPQCLDGCELLIVLGGDGTLLRGAEFARASGVPMLGVNLGRVGFLAEAERDDLDKVVDRVVTKAYEVEERMTVDVVVHQNGDIVHTDWALNEAAVQKAGAEKLLEVVLEIDGRPVTGFGCDGIVLSTPTGSTAYAFSAGGPVVWPEVEALLMVPISAHALFAKPLVTSPDSVLAVEVLPHIPPGVLWCDGRRTVELPPGARVEVRRGAVPVRLARLHHASFTDRLVAKFALPVSGWRGAPH